A region of Rhizobium grahamii DNA encodes the following proteins:
- a CDS encoding LTA synthase family protein, with protein sequence MRSSAVRAGIGILLSTLIALFATIAVEIIARGSLTDVGDFLTSTARPGMTTVVMLTVLMLSLDAAFGRRFQSVLIIVPLVLIPAFVSNQKQHYLSDPLYPSDVLFGRQIVELLPVMVRDRPLTAVALVIGIVVFAAGLVMAWRYCWRHLPRVSHKARVRRLCLGLPVIFAFGSLMDYSQYSWIRDRLQVVPMMWDQKENYRSNGFILAFIFNVPMADVAAPSGFGSQALDAIPARNYGYLRGPSEKPDVIMLMSESFWDPTRLNSVTLSADPMPNIRAAQSGYVFSPEFGGMTANVEFEALTGFSNAFLPYGSIPYQQYIRTDVPSLATFFRSEGYVARALHPFSGWFWNRNEVYKDFGFEEFRSEETMPAMEKRGIFASDDSLMKEIMQEADGLDRPFFFFGVTLQGHGPYEPNRYANNSIDIQGNLNDAERATLTTYTQGIKEADDSFRMLTEWASKRDRETIIILWGDHLPPLGSVYMTTGYMPDQVATRKAPVEVMKKEHETPLVIWSNRKGSKSDVGTVSPSMLPYHLLKFAGYEHPYYTGFLGRMQKKYPIVDRYQLIARDGTPTPDWVLKPAGLDPLVRDYRYLQHDIMFGKAQSRARFFPETAGTEDSGT encoded by the coding sequence ATCCGCTCGTCCGCAGTGCGCGCTGGGATCGGCATTCTCCTCTCGACGCTGATCGCATTGTTCGCCACGATTGCGGTGGAGATAATTGCTCGCGGCAGCCTCACCGACGTCGGTGATTTCCTGACATCGACGGCACGTCCCGGCATGACGACGGTCGTGATGCTCACCGTCCTGATGCTGTCTCTCGACGCAGCGTTCGGCCGCCGCTTCCAATCCGTTCTGATCATCGTGCCGCTGGTGTTGATTCCGGCCTTCGTTTCCAATCAGAAGCAGCACTATCTCAGCGATCCGCTGTATCCGTCTGACGTGCTGTTCGGTCGCCAGATCGTAGAACTGCTGCCCGTCATGGTTCGGGACCGGCCATTGACAGCGGTGGCGCTCGTCATCGGCATTGTCGTCTTTGCGGCTGGCCTCGTTATGGCCTGGCGTTATTGCTGGCGCCATTTGCCGAGGGTGTCTCACAAGGCGCGCGTGCGCCGCCTCTGCCTCGGCCTGCCGGTCATTTTCGCATTCGGCTCGCTGATGGACTACTCGCAGTACTCGTGGATCCGCGACCGCCTGCAGGTCGTGCCCATGATGTGGGACCAGAAAGAGAACTATCGCAGCAACGGCTTCATCCTGGCCTTCATCTTCAACGTGCCGATGGCCGATGTCGCAGCACCGAGCGGGTTCGGCTCCCAGGCGCTCGACGCCATTCCCGCTCGCAATTATGGCTACCTGCGCGGGCCGAGCGAAAAGCCGGATGTGATCATGCTGATGAGCGAGTCCTTCTGGGACCCGACGCGGCTGAATTCGGTCACGCTTTCCGCCGACCCGATGCCGAACATTCGCGCCGCGCAGTCAGGCTATGTCTTCTCGCCGGAATTCGGAGGCATGACCGCCAATGTCGAATTCGAGGCGCTGACCGGCTTCTCGAATGCTTTCCTGCCCTACGGCAGCATTCCCTATCAGCAGTATATCCGCACCGACGTACCGTCGCTCGCAACGTTCTTCCGCAGCGAGGGATATGTCGCTCGCGCGCTTCACCCCTTCAGCGGCTGGTTCTGGAACCGCAACGAGGTCTACAAGGATTTCGGCTTCGAGGAGTTCAGAAGCGAGGAAACGATGCCTGCTATGGAGAAGCGCGGCATTTTCGCTTCAGACGACTCGTTGATGAAGGAGATCATGCAGGAAGCCGACGGGCTTGATCGTCCCTTCTTCTTTTTCGGGGTTACCCTCCAGGGTCACGGCCCCTACGAGCCGAACCGCTACGCAAACAACAGCATCGACATCCAGGGCAACCTCAACGATGCCGAGCGGGCAACGCTTACGACCTACACCCAAGGCATCAAGGAAGCCGACGACAGCTTCAGGATGCTGACAGAGTGGGCCTCAAAGCGCGATCGCGAGACCATCATCATCCTGTGGGGAGATCACCTTCCTCCGCTGGGCAGCGTCTACATGACGACCGGCTACATGCCGGACCAGGTCGCCACCCGCAAGGCGCCGGTAGAGGTGATGAAGAAGGAACACGAGACGCCGCTGGTCATCTGGTCGAACAGGAAGGGCAGCAAGAGCGATGTGGGCACTGTCAGCCCGTCGATGTTGCCGTATCATCTCCTGAAATTCGCTGGCTACGAGCACCCCTACTATACCGGTTTCCTGGGCCGGATGCAGAAGAAGTATCCGATCGTCGATCGTTATCAGCTTATCGCCCGCGACGGCACGCCGACGCCGGATTGGGTACTGAAGCCAGCAGGACTGGATCCCTTGGTTCGCGACTATCGCTATCTGCAGCATGACATCATGTTCGGAAAGGCGCAGTCACGCGCCCGCTTTTTCCCCGAGACAGCAGGCACTGAAGATTCCGGAACCTAA
- a CDS encoding DUF1003 domain-containing protein, producing the protein MHNLPNFVHIHFGKSPDELGDIEKRVLAKAHERKIISTDINAALKAESTSGERLADSIARVGGSWSFILAFLAFLVFWCIVNTVVLLTRAFDPYPFIFLNLVLSMLAAIQAPIIMMSQNRQAERDRFEAAKDYEVNLKAELEVLSLHQKIDMHVLTEIAALREEIARLHQKIPD; encoded by the coding sequence ATGCATAACCTGCCCAATTTTGTTCATATCCACTTCGGCAAGTCCCCCGATGAACTTGGAGACATAGAGAAGCGCGTGCTCGCCAAAGCGCACGAGCGCAAGATCATTTCCACGGACATAAACGCCGCGCTAAAGGCCGAATCCACATCCGGCGAGCGCCTCGCCGACTCGATCGCGCGGGTCGGAGGCTCCTGGAGCTTCATTTTGGCCTTCCTGGCTTTTCTGGTCTTCTGGTGCATCGTTAACACGGTCGTCCTCCTGACGCGTGCCTTCGATCCCTACCCCTTCATTTTCCTTAACCTCGTCCTGTCTATGCTGGCTGCCATCCAGGCGCCGATCATCATGATGTCGCAGAACCGGCAGGCGGAACGTGACCGTTTCGAAGCCGCGAAGGACTATGAGGTCAATCTCAAGGCCGAGCTGGAAGTACTGTCGCTTCATCAGAAGATCGATATGCACGTGCTGACCGAGATCGCGGCTTTGCGGGAGGAAATTGCCAGGTTGCATCAGAAGATCCCGGACTGA
- a CDS encoding TadE/TadG family type IV pilus assembly protein — translation MNTIRRLLSSTRGAAAIEFAIVAPLFLLVVLTLIAYGIYLSAAHALQQLTADAARTAVAGISEQERVTLVNNYIAVSTLNDPLIDRKKLQVTVATDPQNSNQFTVTTEYDARALPIWNLYTFPLPSTTIRRFATIRMGGI, via the coding sequence ATGAATACCATTCGCCGCCTCCTGTCGAGTACACGAGGCGCTGCCGCCATCGAATTTGCGATCGTGGCGCCGTTATTCCTTCTGGTCGTTTTGACGCTCATCGCCTACGGAATCTATCTAAGTGCCGCCCACGCCTTGCAGCAGCTTACCGCCGACGCGGCGCGCACGGCGGTTGCCGGCATCTCGGAGCAAGAGCGCGTCACGCTCGTCAACAACTACATCGCCGTCTCGACGCTGAACGATCCGCTGATCGACCGGAAGAAGCTGCAGGTTACAGTGGCAACCGATCCACAAAACAGCAACCAGTTCACGGTCACCACGGAATACGACGCGCGCGCACTACCTATCTGGAATCTCTATACATTTCCGCTTCCAAGCACGACAATTCGTCGTTTTGCGACGATCCGCATGGGTGGCATATGA
- a CDS encoding pilus assembly protein TadG-related protein has protein sequence MTVRNRSLVNFLAAREGNVAIMAALCAPLILYTLALGVDYGMMTLQQRRLQQLSDIGAIVAASDIANASSNLVASFQKNGLNVAVKTTNGYLTPSGSLPSDTGKLSQYDAVVQYTPGVYVADPTVAAAQRFVAGVQPYDAVKVAVQQKAELTFAASFATPPTLGAVGTASASKIAAFSIGSRLASLNGGVLNALLGSLLGTTVSLKVADYEALASADVDLLSYLDLLATSLNLQAATYDDLLNTDISYPRLLNTLGKTQSLSSTVTKVLTSLEKGLGSTQLKVKLKDLVDLGPMSERVIGSGSHLLVNATVMDILSATAMAANQKNQVAINLAGTVPGLTSITLKLSIGERPKGIAFNAVGATGAAVRTAQIRLAIEASIPGLSSIAGLKVRVPLYVEAAYAEAKLASFSCLGGNPKNASIGVDVVPGVAEIALGDVDPSAMANFGTKPRVTPATIIDANLLRVTGMADINLTNTSKTRLGFQSTDIAAKTIKNVSTRDSLTSAVQSLLKNTDIEIQLLFITLGTNKAVMSAIADTLSGATAPLDELLYNTLLMLGIKIGEADVRMTDARCQQSVLVQ, from the coding sequence ATGACTGTAAGGAATCGGTCTCTTGTCAATTTCCTTGCCGCTAGGGAGGGGAATGTGGCGATCATGGCGGCGCTCTGTGCACCGCTGATCCTCTATACGCTCGCGCTTGGCGTCGACTACGGCATGATGACGCTGCAACAGCGGCGGCTGCAGCAGTTGAGCGATATCGGCGCAATCGTCGCTGCCTCCGACATCGCCAATGCATCCTCCAATCTGGTCGCGAGCTTCCAAAAGAACGGCCTCAACGTTGCCGTGAAAACCACCAATGGCTATCTGACGCCGTCGGGCAGTCTCCCCTCCGACACCGGGAAGCTCTCTCAGTACGACGCTGTGGTTCAGTACACGCCTGGCGTTTATGTCGCCGACCCGACAGTGGCGGCGGCGCAGAGATTTGTCGCCGGCGTCCAACCGTACGATGCCGTAAAGGTTGCAGTGCAGCAGAAGGCCGAACTGACATTCGCTGCGTCGTTTGCAACCCCTCCGACACTTGGCGCCGTCGGAACCGCCTCTGCCTCGAAAATCGCGGCCTTCTCGATCGGTTCACGTCTCGCCAGTCTGAACGGTGGTGTCCTGAATGCGCTGCTTGGCAGCCTGCTCGGTACGACCGTGTCGCTAAAGGTGGCCGACTACGAAGCCCTCGCGTCGGCGGACGTCGATCTCCTGTCCTATCTGGATCTGCTCGCCACGAGCCTCAATCTGCAGGCGGCGACTTACGATGATCTGCTGAATACAGACATCTCCTATCCGCGGCTGTTGAATACGCTCGGCAAAACGCAGAGCCTCTCCTCGACCGTTACCAAGGTGCTCACATCTCTTGAGAAGGGTCTGGGATCGACGCAGCTGAAGGTGAAGCTCAAGGATCTGGTTGATCTCGGTCCCATGAGCGAAAGAGTGATCGGCAGCGGCTCGCATCTTCTCGTCAATGCGACCGTCATGGATATTCTCTCGGCGACCGCGATGGCGGCAAACCAGAAGAACCAGGTGGCGATCAATCTTGCCGGCACGGTGCCCGGGCTGACAAGTATCACCCTGAAACTCTCGATCGGCGAACGGCCCAAGGGCATTGCATTCAATGCCGTCGGCGCCACGGGCGCAGCAGTCCGAACTGCACAAATTCGCCTCGCGATAGAGGCAAGCATCCCGGGCCTTTCCTCGATCGCGGGTCTCAAGGTGCGTGTGCCGCTTTATGTCGAGGCAGCCTATGCCGAAGCAAAGCTGGCGTCCTTCAGCTGCCTGGGCGGCAATCCCAAGAATGCGAGCATTGGCGTCGATGTCGTCCCGGGCGTCGCTGAAATCGCTCTTGGCGATGTAGATCCCTCAGCCATGGCAAACTTCGGCACCAAGCCGCGTGTGACGCCGGCAACAATCATCGACGCGAACCTTCTGCGCGTCACCGGCATGGCCGATATTAATTTGACGAACACCTCGAAAACCCGATTGGGCTTCCAAAGCACTGACATTGCCGCAAAGACGATCAAGAACGTCTCCACCCGAGACAGCCTGACCTCGGCCGTCCAGTCGCTGCTGAAAAACACGGACATAGAAATACAGCTACTGTTCATTACACTTGGGACCAACAAGGCCGTAATGTCGGCGATCGCCGACACGCTGTCGGGCGCGACGGCACCGCTCGATGAACTGCTCTACAACACACTCCTGATGCTCGGCATCAAGATCGGTGAGGCGGACGTGCGGATGACCGACGCCCGTTGCCAGCAATCTGTTCTGGTCCAATAA
- a CDS encoding class II 3-deoxy-7-phosphoheptulonate synthase has translation MAQNWTPSSWRQKPIQQVPDYPDQAALAATEAQLASYPPLVFAGEARRLKKHLANVAEGNGFLLQGGDCAESFAEHGADNIRDFFRAFLQMAVVLTFGAQLPVVKVGRIAGQFAKPRSSGIETQNGVSLPSYRGDIVNGIEFTEEARIPNPERQAMAYRQSAATLNLLRAFAMGGYANLENVHQWMLGFVKDSPQGERYRKLAGRISETMDFMKAIGISAENNPSLRETDFFTSHEALLLGYEEALTRIDSTSGDWYATSGHMIWIGDRTRQADHAHVEYCRGIKNPIGLKCGPSLQADDLLNLIDILNPTNEAGRLTLICRFGHDKVADHLPRLIRAVEREGRKVVWSCDPMHGNTITLNNYKTRPFERILSEVESFFQIHRAEGSHPGGIHIEMTGKDVTECTGGARALTGEDLQDRYHTHCDPRLNADQALELAFLLAERMKGGRDEKRLAANA, from the coding sequence ATGGCACAGAATTGGACCCCGAGCAGTTGGCGGCAAAAACCGATCCAGCAGGTGCCGGACTATCCGGATCAGGCTGCATTGGCGGCAACTGAAGCTCAGCTCGCCTCTTATCCTCCGCTGGTTTTCGCCGGTGAGGCTCGCCGTCTGAAGAAGCATCTTGCAAATGTGGCCGAGGGCAACGGTTTCCTGCTGCAAGGCGGCGATTGCGCCGAAAGCTTCGCCGAGCACGGCGCTGACAATATTCGCGACTTCTTCCGCGCCTTCCTGCAGATGGCCGTCGTTCTGACGTTCGGTGCGCAGCTTCCGGTCGTCAAGGTCGGCCGCATTGCCGGTCAGTTCGCCAAGCCGCGTTCGTCCGGTATCGAAACACAGAATGGTGTCTCGCTGCCGAGCTATCGCGGCGACATCGTCAATGGCATCGAGTTCACCGAAGAGGCCCGTATCCCCAATCCTGAGCGCCAGGCGATGGCCTATCGCCAGTCGGCCGCGACGCTCAATCTTCTGCGCGCGTTCGCGATGGGCGGGTATGCCAACCTCGAGAACGTGCATCAATGGATGCTGGGCTTCGTCAAGGACAGCCCGCAGGGCGAGCGTTATCGCAAGCTCGCTGGCCGTATCAGCGAAACCATGGACTTCATGAAGGCGATTGGCATCAGCGCGGAAAACAATCCGAGCCTGCGCGAAACCGATTTCTTCACCAGCCATGAGGCGCTGCTGCTGGGTTACGAAGAAGCCCTGACGCGCATCGACTCCACCTCGGGCGACTGGTACGCGACCTCAGGTCACATGATCTGGATCGGCGACCGTACGCGCCAGGCCGATCACGCGCATGTCGAATACTGCCGTGGCATCAAGAACCCGATCGGCCTGAAGTGCGGCCCTTCCTTGCAGGCCGACGATCTCTTGAACCTGATCGATATCCTCAACCCGACCAATGAAGCCGGTCGCCTGACCCTGATCTGCCGTTTCGGCCATGACAAGGTTGCCGATCATCTTCCGCGTCTGATCCGTGCGGTCGAGCGCGAGGGCCGAAAGGTCGTTTGGTCCTGCGATCCGATGCATGGCAACACGATCACGCTGAACAACTACAAGACACGCCCGTTCGAGCGGATTCTGTCCGAGGTCGAAAGCTTCTTCCAGATCCATCGTGCGGAAGGCTCGCATCCGGGCGGTATTCATATCGAGATGACCGGCAAGGACGTCACGGAATGCACCGGCGGTGCGCGCGCCCTGACCGGCGAAGACCTGCAGGATCGCTACCACACCCATTGCGATCCACGCCTCAATGCCGACCAGGCGCTCGAGCTTGCATTCCTGCTGGCTGAACGCATGAAGGGCGGCCGTGACGAGAAGAGATTGGCCGCAAACGCCTGA
- the gor gene encoding glutathione-disulfide reductase: MTSYDYDLFVIGGGSGGVRSARVAASLGKKVAIAEEYRYGGTCVIRGCVPKKLFVYASQYREHFEDAAGFGWEVGASSFDWKKLIAAKDAEIARLEGLYKKGLANANAEILETRAELVDAHTVRLVKTGETVTAKTIVIATGGHPNEHLALPGHDLCISSNEAFHLEDLPRSIVIAGGGYIAVEFANIFHGLGVETTLVYRGAEILSRFDQDLRRGLHEAMTEKGIRILCHDTLEKVSKGDDGLLVETLKNGTLNADVVLLALGRVPNTEGLGLEAVGVKTDQRGAIVVDEYSRTSIDNIYALGDVTDRVQLTPVAIHEAMCFIETEYKNNPTKPDHDTIATAVFSQPEIGTVGLSEEEAGKRYKELEVYRAQFRPLKATLSGRTEKMIMKLIVDAASRKVVGAHILGHDAGEMAQLLGITLKAGCTKDDFDRTMAVHPTAAEELVTMYAPSYRVRDGQKV; the protein is encoded by the coding sequence ATGACATCCTACGACTACGATCTTTTCGTCATTGGCGGCGGTTCTGGCGGCGTGCGCAGCGCCCGCGTAGCGGCGTCGCTCGGAAAGAAGGTCGCGATCGCGGAGGAATACAGATACGGCGGCACCTGCGTCATCCGCGGCTGCGTGCCGAAGAAGCTCTTCGTCTATGCCTCCCAGTATCGCGAGCACTTCGAGGATGCGGCGGGTTTCGGCTGGGAGGTCGGCGCAAGCTCATTCGACTGGAAGAAGCTTATCGCCGCCAAGGACGCGGAGATTGCAAGACTTGAGGGGCTCTACAAGAAGGGCCTCGCCAACGCCAACGCGGAAATCCTGGAAACGCGTGCCGAACTCGTCGATGCACACACCGTGCGGCTGGTTAAAACCGGCGAGACGGTCACGGCGAAAACGATCGTGATCGCGACGGGTGGCCACCCGAACGAGCATCTTGCTCTGCCGGGGCACGATCTCTGCATTTCCTCCAACGAAGCATTTCATCTGGAAGACTTGCCGCGTTCGATCGTCATCGCAGGCGGCGGTTACATCGCGGTCGAGTTCGCGAACATTTTCCATGGGCTCGGGGTCGAGACGACGCTGGTCTACCGGGGTGCAGAAATTCTGTCGCGCTTCGATCAGGACCTGCGCCGCGGGCTTCACGAAGCGATGACGGAAAAGGGCATTCGCATCCTGTGCCACGACACCTTGGAAAAGGTCTCGAAAGGCGACGACGGACTGCTGGTCGAGACCCTGAAGAACGGCACGCTCAATGCCGACGTCGTGCTCCTGGCGCTCGGACGTGTGCCAAACACCGAAGGTCTCGGGCTGGAGGCTGTCGGCGTGAAGACGGACCAGCGGGGCGCGATCGTTGTTGACGAATACTCGAGAACGAGCATCGACAACATCTACGCGCTTGGTGACGTCACTGACCGGGTACAGCTGACGCCGGTCGCAATTCATGAGGCGATGTGCTTCATCGAGACGGAATACAAGAACAATCCGACGAAGCCGGACCACGATACGATCGCAACCGCTGTGTTCTCACAGCCCGAGATCGGAACCGTGGGTTTGAGCGAAGAGGAAGCGGGCAAGCGGTACAAAGAACTGGAAGTCTACCGGGCCCAGTTCCGCCCGCTGAAAGCAACGCTGTCAGGCCGCACCGAGAAGATGATCATGAAGCTGATCGTCGATGCCGCCAGCCGCAAGGTGGTTGGCGCGCATATTCTCGGGCACGACGCCGGCGAAATGGCGCAGCTGCTTGGCATCACGCTGAAGGCCGGCTGCACCAAGGACGATTTCGATCGTACGATGGCCGTTCATCCGACGGCGGCGGAAGAACTCGTCACCATGTATGCGCCGAGCTACCGCGTCCGGGACGGGCAGAAAGTTTAA
- a CDS encoding DUF2059 domain-containing protein, with translation MIKLAGLGRFAAATIILSGVAMGAVQAQEASPEQLKAAKAAINAIGATSQFDNILPGLAERLKADLIQDSPNYQDAITEEVDKQALALAPRRADLEKEAALTYAKAFTVEELNAIAEFYNSPVGQKLLKDGPIASRETVKAADIWAQGISRDLQKQTSTALSKVVKAPPAATADPAAAPAEKPAAKPAAKP, from the coding sequence ATGATTAAATTGGCAGGCCTTGGCCGTTTTGCCGCTGCGACCATCATTCTTTCCGGCGTAGCGATGGGTGCCGTTCAGGCCCAGGAAGCATCCCCTGAGCAGCTCAAGGCTGCCAAGGCTGCAATCAACGCGATCGGTGCAACGAGCCAGTTCGACAATATCCTGCCCGGTCTGGCCGAGCGTCTGAAGGCAGACCTCATTCAGGATTCGCCGAACTACCAGGACGCCATCACCGAAGAAGTCGACAAGCAGGCGCTGGCTCTTGCGCCGCGCCGCGCCGACCTCGAGAAGGAAGCCGCACTGACCTACGCCAAGGCGTTCACGGTGGAAGAACTCAACGCAATCGCTGAGTTCTACAATTCACCTGTCGGCCAGAAGCTCCTGAAGGATGGTCCTATTGCCTCGCGTGAGACGGTAAAGGCTGCCGACATCTGGGCACAGGGCATTTCGCGTGACCTGCAGAAGCAGACGAGCACCGCTCTGAGTAAGGTCGTGAAGGCGCCGCCGGCTGCTACGGCTGATCCGGCAGCGGCTCCGGCGGAAAAGCCCGCCGCAAAGCCGGCTGCAAAGCCCTGA
- the rpiA gene encoding ribose-5-phosphate isomerase RpiA codes for MDAREMKIKAAEAALAHVESGMRLGIGTGSTAEEFVRLLAEKVAQGFKVEGVPTSERTARLCVELGVPLKSLDELPQLDLTIDGADELDVALRLIKGGGGALLREKIVAAASERMIVIADESKLVQTLGAFALPIEVNQFGLVATRIAIEKVASKLGLTGALSLRKSEDGNFMTDGGHYIVDASFGRIPDAEALSNELNAIPGVVEHGLFLNMATLAIIAGPAGARTLQANR; via the coding sequence ATGGATGCCCGCGAAATGAAAATTAAAGCCGCCGAGGCCGCACTTGCTCACGTCGAGTCGGGAATGCGGCTTGGCATAGGAACGGGAAGTACCGCCGAGGAATTCGTGCGCCTGCTTGCTGAGAAGGTGGCACAGGGTTTCAAGGTCGAGGGTGTTCCGACATCGGAACGGACAGCAAGGCTGTGCGTGGAGCTCGGCGTGCCGTTGAAGTCTCTCGATGAACTGCCGCAGTTGGATCTGACAATCGACGGCGCCGACGAACTCGACGTCGCTCTGCGTCTGATTAAGGGCGGTGGCGGTGCTTTGCTTCGCGAGAAAATCGTCGCCGCGGCATCCGAGCGGATGATCGTGATCGCTGACGAGAGCAAGCTCGTACAGACACTCGGGGCATTCGCGCTGCCGATCGAAGTCAATCAATTCGGTCTCGTCGCCACGCGCATCGCGATCGAGAAGGTGGCGTCGAAGCTTGGTCTTACCGGAGCGCTTTCGCTGCGCAAATCGGAAGACGGAAACTTCATGACCGACGGTGGCCACTATATCGTCGATGCATCTTTTGGCCGCATTCCTGATGCAGAGGCGCTTTCAAACGAGCTGAATGCAATCCCAGGTGTGGTTGAACACGGACTCTTTCTCAATATGGCCACGCTCGCAATTATTGCCGGTCCGGCGGGTGCGCGCACGCTGCAGGCAAACAGGTAA
- a CDS encoding HAD family hydrolase codes for MAPALIVFDLDGTLLDTHADLVESLNHTIAALKLAPVRYEDLTHLVGHGAKVMIERACRLQGHPLTDEELPALLNRFIAHYTQNMPGKTHPYPGLIRSMEHLKSKGYRFAVCTNKLEGLARTLLDRLQLTSHFDAITGGDTFAMRKPDAGHLLGTIERAGGDPSRCVMIGDSINDILVARNAGIPSIAVPFGYSDVPVATLEPTTIISHFDELTSDLIEELLRSANSAFANGVVANTRHS; via the coding sequence ATGGCACCTGCACTGATCGTTTTCGACCTCGACGGAACATTGCTCGATACACATGCCGACCTTGTCGAGAGCTTGAACCATACGATCGCGGCATTGAAGCTTGCTCCCGTGCGATATGAAGACCTGACCCATCTCGTCGGGCATGGCGCCAAGGTGATGATAGAGCGAGCCTGCCGGCTTCAGGGGCATCCATTGACAGATGAAGAGCTGCCCGCGCTGCTTAACCGCTTCATCGCGCATTACACACAGAACATGCCGGGGAAGACGCACCCCTACCCCGGCCTCATCCGCTCGATGGAACACCTAAAAAGCAAGGGATACCGTTTCGCTGTCTGCACAAACAAGCTCGAAGGTCTCGCCCGCACGCTTCTGGATCGCCTCCAATTGACCAGCCACTTCGATGCCATCACCGGCGGCGATACGTTCGCCATGCGCAAACCCGATGCCGGTCACTTGCTTGGAACGATCGAGCGCGCCGGCGGTGATCCGTCTCGCTGCGTGATGATCGGCGACAGCATCAACGACATCCTTGTGGCCCGCAATGCCGGGATACCATCGATCGCGGTGCCTTTCGGCTATTCCGACGTGCCAGTGGCAACGCTTGAGCCCACGACGATCATCTCACACTTCGACGAACTCACATCGGATTTGATCGAAGAGCTGCTGCGATCCGCCAATTCGGCTTTTGCAAACGGCGTGGTGGCAAACACTCGTCATAGTTAA
- the lipB gene encoding lipoyl(octanoyl) transferase LipB — translation MAMLRTDLDFSMFPTAGSPPVRWRISDGLVPYEEAVDIMEREVAAISEGGDELVWLLEHPPLYTAGTSADARDLVQPDRFPVHQTGRGGEYTYHGPGQRVAYVMLDLKRRRQDVRAFVAALEEVIIRTLDSMNVRGERREDRVGVWVRRPDKPVLPDGSMTEDKIAALGIRLRKWVTFHGLSLNVEPDLDHFGGIVPCGISAYGVTSLVDLGLPVMMTDVDTRLRAAFESVFGATTTDICRP, via the coding sequence ATGGCTATGTTACGCACAGATCTCGACTTTTCCATGTTTCCCACCGCCGGTTCGCCCCCGGTGCGCTGGCGCATTTCCGATGGGCTGGTGCCTTACGAAGAGGCTGTGGATATCATGGAGCGGGAGGTCGCAGCGATTTCCGAGGGTGGCGATGAACTTGTCTGGCTGCTCGAGCATCCGCCTCTCTATACGGCCGGAACCAGCGCCGATGCGAGGGATCTGGTGCAGCCCGACCGGTTTCCCGTTCATCAGACCGGGCGCGGCGGCGAATACACCTATCATGGCCCCGGCCAGCGCGTCGCCTATGTCATGCTGGACCTAAAGCGCCGCCGCCAGGACGTGCGGGCGTTCGTTGCGGCACTAGAAGAGGTCATCATTCGCACGCTCGATTCGATGAATGTTCGGGGCGAGCGGCGGGAGGATCGCGTCGGCGTTTGGGTCAGGCGCCCGGACAAGCCTGTGTTGCCCGACGGATCAATGACCGAGGACAAGATCGCGGCACTCGGCATCCGTCTGCGAAAGTGGGTGACGTTCCACGGATTGTCCCTGAACGTCGAGCCCGATCTCGATCATTTCGGTGGAATCGTACCGTGCGGGATATCTGCCTATGGCGTGACGAGCCTGGTGGATCTCGGTCTTCCGGTCATGATGACCGATGTCGACACGCGGCTTCGCGCTGCGTTCGAATCGGTATTCGGTGCGACCACGACCGACATCTGTCGTCCATAA